In Candidatus Kaistella beijingensis, a genomic segment contains:
- a CDS encoding GNAT family N-acetyltransferase, protein MISFKEATKNDIELIRELAKISWNSAYVGIISQEQIDYMLSTMYSVEEISSQMENPNYHYHLIFNEEIPAGFIGFEHHYEEKTTKLHRVYLLPEMKGKGLGKAAIELLKEKVSATTDNRIILNVNKANHAKNVYQSQGFTVYDELVLDIGDGFVMDDYVMEFRL, encoded by the coding sequence ATGATTTCATTTAAAGAAGCCACAAAAAACGATATCGAACTCATCCGCGAATTGGCAAAAATATCGTGGAATTCTGCTTATGTGGGAATTATTTCGCAGGAACAAATTGATTACATGCTTTCCACAATGTATTCGGTAGAAGAAATTTCGAGTCAGATGGAAAATCCGAATTATCATTATCATTTAATTTTTAATGAAGAAATTCCTGCAGGATTTATCGGCTTTGAACATCATTACGAAGAAAAAACCACCAAACTTCACCGCGTTTATCTGCTTCCTGAAATGAAAGGAAAAGGATTGGGAAAAGCTGCCATTGAACTTTTAAAGGAAAAAGTTTCTGCAACTACCGATAACAGAATTATTTTGAACGTGAATAAAGCCAACCATGCTAAAAACGTTTACCAATCGCAAGGTTTCACGGTTTATGATGAATTGGTTTTGGACATTGGCGACGGTTTTGTGATGGACGACTATGTAATGGAATTCAGACTTTAA
- a CDS encoding metallophosphoesterase: MQKNFLIITGIIFILEFYVYQAFKTVTNNQLLRIGYWVITLSVYAFFVYELLNFSRSDRDHHRVQIVASILLIFLIPKLFVVFFLIIEDIGRFFRYIFTMYAKPDSYFPERRRFLSLLGLGVAGIFSAMVVDGIIFGKYRHRVRKVKVKIAGLPEVFKGYKIVQISDVHSGSFFHPEKLQKAVNLINEQNADLVLFTGDMVNNFAEEFKPFVPLFSTIKAKDGKFSVLGNHDYGDYAEWNSPQEKAQNIPNLIELQKQSGFEMLRNEHRIIEKNGEKLYILGVENWGEKPFPQYGDLDRASAGVPANAAKILMSHDPTHFDRVVKNHPCNVQLTLSGHTHGMQFGIDLKNVRWSPVQYRYKKWADLYESEGKLLYVNRGFGVIAFPGRVGIEPEITLFELS; this comes from the coding sequence ATGCAGAAAAATTTTCTCATCATCACAGGAATTATCTTTATTCTCGAGTTTTATGTTTATCAGGCGTTCAAAACCGTCACCAACAATCAATTGCTGCGAATTGGTTATTGGGTGATTACACTTTCGGTTTACGCTTTTTTCGTTTATGAATTATTAAATTTTAGCCGATCCGATCGCGATCATCACCGAGTTCAGATTGTTGCATCAATCCTGTTGATTTTTTTGATTCCGAAGCTTTTCGTGGTTTTCTTTTTAATTATCGAAGACATCGGAAGATTTTTCAGATATATTTTCACGATGTACGCTAAACCGGATTCTTATTTTCCTGAAAGAAGAAGGTTTTTGAGTTTACTCGGATTGGGCGTTGCAGGAATTTTTTCAGCAATGGTTGTTGATGGAATTATTTTCGGAAAATACAGACACCGGGTTAGAAAAGTAAAAGTAAAAATCGCAGGTTTGCCGGAAGTTTTCAAAGGTTACAAAATCGTACAGATTTCCGACGTGCATTCCGGAAGTTTTTTTCATCCCGAAAAATTGCAGAAAGCAGTAAACTTAATTAATGAGCAAAATGCTGATTTGGTCTTGTTTACAGGTGATATGGTAAATAATTTTGCGGAAGAATTTAAACCTTTCGTACCATTATTTTCAACGATTAAAGCTAAAGACGGTAAATTTTCTGTTCTTGGAAACCATGATTACGGCGATTATGCGGAATGGAATTCACCACAGGAGAAAGCGCAGAATATTCCGAATTTAATTGAATTGCAAAAACAGTCAGGCTTTGAAATGTTGCGAAACGAACACCGCATCATCGAAAAAAACGGGGAAAAATTATACATTCTCGGGGTAGAAAATTGGGGTGAAAAACCGTTTCCACAATATGGAGATTTGGATAGAGCTTCGGCAGGAGTTCCTGCAAATGCCGCAAAAATTTTGATGAGCCACGATCCAACCCATTTTGATCGGGTGGTAAAAAATCATCCGTGCAATGTGCAACTCACGCTTTCAGGGCATACTCACGGAATGCAGTTTGGAATTGACCTTAAAAATGTTCGTTGGAGCCCGGTTCAGTATCGCTATAAAAAATGGGCGGATTTGTATGAAAGCGAGGGAAAACTCCTTTATGTGAACCGAGGTTTCGGTGTGATTGCTTTCCCTGGAAGAGTGGGAATTGAGCCGGAAATTACGCTTTTCGAGTTGAGTTAA
- a CDS encoding 3-oxoacyl-ACP synthase III family protein: protein MPNTIIIGSGSYIPTKVIGREHFMDSVFYTDEGDRIDKPNAEIIQKFVEITEIENRRYMEDGEFNSDLGYRAAKEAIYDAQIDQEEIDYIIYASNFGEVDQNGMTNFMPSMSARVKNKLGIKNRKCVNYDMIFGCPGWVEAMILADTLIKAKKAKLILVVGSEALSRVTDAFDRNKMIFADGAGAVVVKATDDENVGIIADSTICDNDAELNYLENAPSLKRDEDRRPLYIRMHGRKIYEYALKNVPDAIKETIDKAGLTIDDIDKILIHQANAKMDYAMISRLHKLYGKTDYDHAIAPMTIQEFGNSSVATIPTMFDLIIKGEMKGHTFKEKGNIVFASVGAGMNINAIVYRFP, encoded by the coding sequence ATGCCCAATACAATTATTATAGGTTCTGGAAGTTATATCCCGACAAAAGTAATAGGAAGAGAACATTTCATGGATTCCGTTTTCTATACCGATGAAGGTGACCGAATCGACAAACCCAATGCAGAAATCATCCAAAAATTTGTAGAAATCACGGAAATCGAAAACCGTAGATATATGGAAGATGGTGAATTCAACTCTGATTTGGGTTACAGAGCCGCAAAAGAGGCAATCTACGACGCACAAATCGATCAGGAGGAGATTGACTATATTATTTACGCAAGCAATTTCGGCGAAGTTGATCAAAATGGAATGACGAACTTCATGCCTTCAATGTCGGCAAGAGTAAAGAATAAATTGGGCATTAAGAACAGAAAATGCGTGAATTACGACATGATATTCGGTTGTCCGGGTTGGGTTGAAGCGATGATTTTAGCCGACACTTTAATCAAAGCCAAAAAAGCGAAACTGATCTTGGTGGTTGGTTCAGAAGCTTTAAGTCGTGTTACCGATGCTTTCGACCGAAATAAAATGATTTTTGCAGACGGAGCCGGAGCTGTAGTGGTGAAAGCTACTGATGATGAAAACGTGGGAATAATTGCAGATTCCACGATTTGTGATAACGATGCTGAACTGAATTATCTGGAAAACGCACCTTCCTTGAAACGGGATGAAGACCGCCGTCCGCTTTACATCAGAATGCATGGTAGAAAAATTTACGAATATGCTTTGAAAAATGTTCCGGATGCAATCAAAGAAACGATTGACAAAGCTGGATTAACCATCGATGATATTGACAAAATTCTTATTCATCAAGCAAACGCAAAAATGGATTACGCGATGATTTCCCGTCTTCACAAATTATACGGAAAAACAGATTACGACCATGCAATTGCACCGATGACAATCCAAGAATTTGGAAATTCTTCGGTCGCCACAATTCCCACAATGTTTGATTTAATTATCAAAGGCGAAATGAAAGGTCACACTTTCAAAGAAAAAGGCAACATCGTTTTCGCTTCTGTAGGTGCAGGAATGAACATCAATGCAATTGTTTACCGATTTCCATAA
- the ubiE gene encoding bifunctional demethylmenaquinone methyltransferase/2-methoxy-6-polyprenyl-1,4-benzoquinol methylase UbiE — translation MFDNIAPKYDLLNHVLSMKIDVLWRNTLVKWMNKDQPKEVLDVATGTGDLAIAVQKGTKAKVVGLDLSQQMLNVGIDKIKKLNLNHEISMQKGDAENLPFESNKFDAVSVAFGVRNFENLEKGLAELRRVVKENKSVYILEFSKVEGFLGPFYMFYFKNILPQIGKLVSKDNRAYTYLPDSVNAFPFGEKMKNILLNTGFKKVEYKKLSLGIATIYKATK, via the coding sequence ATGTTCGACAACATCGCGCCGAAATACGATCTGCTGAACCATGTTCTTTCCATGAAAATTGATGTTCTTTGGAGAAACACTTTGGTAAAGTGGATGAACAAAGACCAACCGAAAGAAGTTTTGGATGTTGCAACAGGAACCGGTGATTTGGCGATTGCTGTACAGAAAGGAACGAAAGCAAAAGTCGTAGGTTTGGACCTTTCGCAACAAATGTTGAACGTGGGAATCGATAAAATAAAAAAACTTAATTTAAACCACGAAATTTCGATGCAGAAAGGAGACGCTGAAAACTTACCGTTTGAAAGCAATAAATTTGATGCCGTTTCCGTTGCATTTGGAGTGAGAAATTTTGAGAATTTGGAGAAAGGTTTGGCGGAATTGAGAAGGGTGGTAAAGGAAAATAAAAGCGTATATATCCTTGAGTTTTCTAAAGTTGAAGGTTTTTTAGGGCCGTTTTATATGTTTTATTTCAAGAACATTTTACCGCAAATTGGTAAATTGGTTTCTAAAGACAACCGTGCATATACTTATCTTCCGGATTCGGTGAACGCTTTTCCGTTTGGTGAAAAAATGAAAAATATCCTTTTGAACACCGGTTTCAAAAAGGTGGAATATAAAAAATTGAGTTTAGGCATTGCAACCATTTATAAGGCAACCAAATAA
- the porT gene encoding type IX secretion/gliding motility protein PorT/SprT has protein sequence MGKIVLKISVIAAVCIATLFDAQLFRTKDRMDKLEGFDNQKFSYGFFLAANNFDYKLVLDPKFGMDGQKSLVQTKSSYSFGAGLIGKMRLNDHFDLRIEPGLQFLQREVFFDTQSNDQYAAGTTANAPFTPRILTDADKLRTVKSTYVDIPILIEVHGDRWYNSRPYAAAGMNWMMNLQSNSKAADDNANGLFRTTASNFAWSAEIGIQFYFSRFKLTPGFRGTFMINDEMVSDNPETPPYWSAAISSAKTRAFMFTLKFE, from the coding sequence ATGGGTAAAATAGTATTGAAGATTAGTGTAATTGCAGCAGTATGTATAGCGACGCTTTTCGATGCGCAATTATTCCGAACAAAAGACAGAATGGACAAACTGGAAGGTTTCGACAATCAGAAATTCAGTTACGGGTTTTTTCTTGCTGCGAATAATTTCGACTATAAATTAGTTCTTGATCCAAAATTTGGGATGGATGGTCAGAAAAGTTTAGTTCAGACAAAATCCTCCTATAGTTTTGGTGCAGGATTAATCGGGAAAATGAGGTTGAATGACCACTTCGATTTGAGAATTGAACCGGGATTACAATTTTTGCAGAGAGAAGTGTTTTTTGATACGCAATCGAACGATCAGTACGCCGCAGGAACTACTGCAAACGCACCTTTTACACCAAGAATCTTAACGGATGCCGATAAACTAAGAACGGTAAAATCCACGTATGTAGACATTCCAATTTTAATCGAGGTTCACGGCGACCGTTGGTATAATTCAAGACCTTATGCAGCAGCAGGAATGAACTGGATGATGAACTTGCAGTCAAACAGCAAAGCCGCGGATGACAATGCAAACGGACTTTTCAGAACTACCGCGAGTAATTTTGCATGGTCTGCAGAAATTGGGATTCAGTTTTATTTCAGCAGATTTAAATTGACGCCGGGTTTCAGAGGAACTTTTATGATTAATGACGAAATGGTTTCCGATAATCCAGAAACGCCGCCTTATTGGAGCGCAGCGATTTCAAGCGCCAAAACTCGTGCGTTCATGTTCACTTTGAAGTTTGAATAA
- a CDS encoding V-type ATPase subunit a family protein, which produces MLKDLENNFSVLEKRILNISKNYQNLDEKYQELNQEHEELKKKYDEERRKNQVLAEEQKNIKLYSAISGNPDHNRLMKNHINRLIKEVDNCIAELQNSGL; this is translated from the coding sequence ATGCTCAAAGATTTAGAAAATAATTTTTCGGTATTGGAAAAAAGGATTTTGAATATTAGTAAAAACTATCAAAATCTCGATGAAAAATACCAGGAACTGAATCAGGAGCATGAAGAATTGAAGAAGAAATACGACGAGGAGAGAAGAAAAAATCAGGTTTTAGCAGAAGAGCAAAAAAATATAAAACTTTATTCAGCAATATCCGGAAATCCCGACCACAACCGACTGATGAAAAACCACATCAACCGATTGATTAAGGAAGTGGACAACTGTATTGCAGAACTTCAAAACAGCGGATTGTAA
- a CDS encoding cell division protein ZapA: protein MEVRRITITIAGRNYPLNVPAAEEETLRKVGKQIEAMIKDFEQNFDVRDKQDALAMCALKLGTNAEVSQIANEKNINASNERLMQINQILEALEK, encoded by the coding sequence ATGGAAGTAAGAAGAATTACCATCACCATTGCCGGAAGAAATTATCCGCTCAACGTTCCTGCCGCAGAAGAAGAAACCCTGCGAAAAGTGGGCAAACAAATTGAAGCCATGATTAAAGATTTTGAACAAAATTTTGACGTGAGGGATAAACAGGATGCTTTAGCAATGTGCGCCTTGAAATTGGGCACCAATGCAGAAGTTTCACAAATCGCGAACGAAAAAAATATTAATGCCTCCAATGAAAGGTTGATGCAGATTAACCAAATTTTGGAAGCGCTGGAAAAGTAG
- the rny gene encoding ribonuclease Y has translation MTTTVAIIIGMVCLGIGAVLGMFFSKSSLNSKAKFIIDDAKKNAENLIEKATVQAESIKKEKHLQAKEKFLELKSQHDADIQAREKKMQEAEKRVKDKENKLNDELSKTGKLEKDLDKQIADYSKKHEILEKKQQELDAVTAQKVEILEKISGYSAEDAKNELVEAMKAEAKTKAQAHVQSIMEEANLNAKQEAKKIVIQTIQRIGTEQAIENSVSVFNIESDEVKGRIIGREGRNIRALEAATGVEIIVDDTPEAILLSCFDPVRREIARLSLHRLVTDGRIHPARIEEVVDKTKKQIEEEIIEVGKRTIIDLGIHGLHPELVKIVGRMKFRSSYGQNLLQHSREVANIAATMAAELGLNVKLAKRAGLLHDIGKVPEQESELPHALLGMQWAEKFGENAEVVNAIGAHHDEIEMTSLLSPIIQVADAISGARPGARRQVLESYIQRLKDLEAAALSFDGVSSAYAIQAGRELRVMVESGKINDEHAAQLSYDISEKIQNELTYPGQVRITVIRETRAVNIAR, from the coding sequence ATGACAACAACAGTCGCAATCATTATCGGCATGGTTTGTCTTGGAATTGGAGCGGTTCTGGGAATGTTTTTTTCCAAAAGCTCGCTGAATTCAAAGGCAAAATTCATCATAGATGATGCAAAGAAAAACGCCGAAAACCTTATAGAAAAAGCCACCGTACAGGCAGAATCCATTAAAAAAGAAAAACATTTACAGGCAAAAGAAAAATTTCTTGAGCTCAAGTCGCAACACGACGCAGACATCCAGGCCAGAGAAAAGAAAATGCAGGAAGCTGAAAAGCGTGTGAAAGACAAGGAAAACAAGCTAAACGATGAGTTAAGCAAAACCGGAAAACTTGAAAAAGATCTTGACAAACAAATTGCAGATTACAGCAAAAAACACGAAATCCTTGAGAAAAAGCAACAGGAACTGGACGCCGTAACCGCACAGAAAGTAGAAATTCTTGAGAAAATCTCGGGTTATTCCGCAGAAGATGCTAAAAACGAATTGGTTGAAGCGATGAAAGCTGAAGCTAAAACCAAAGCTCAAGCTCACGTTCAAAGCATTATGGAAGAAGCCAATCTGAACGCAAAACAGGAAGCGAAAAAGATTGTTATCCAAACCATTCAAAGAATTGGAACCGAACAAGCAATTGAAAATTCAGTTTCTGTCTTTAATATTGAATCAGACGAGGTTAAAGGTAGAATTATCGGTAGAGAAGGTAGAAACATTCGCGCTTTAGAAGCCGCAACAGGAGTAGAAATTATTGTGGATGATACGCCGGAAGCAATTTTACTTTCCTGTTTCGACCCAGTAAGAAGAGAAATCGCGAGACTTTCTTTGCACCGCTTAGTAACGGACGGAAGAATTCACCCTGCAAGAATCGAGGAAGTGGTTGATAAAACCAAAAAACAAATCGAAGAAGAAATCATCGAGGTTGGTAAAAGAACCATCATCGATTTGGGAATCCACGGACTGCATCCAGAATTGGTAAAAATCGTCGGAAGAATGAAATTTCGTTCCTCTTACGGACAAAACTTATTGCAACACTCCAGAGAAGTCGCAAACATTGCGGCAACTATGGCTGCAGAATTAGGATTAAATGTGAAGCTTGCAAAAAGAGCAGGTTTGCTTCACGATATCGGAAAAGTTCCGGAGCAGGAATCTGAACTTCCACACGCACTTCTCGGAATGCAGTGGGCAGAAAAATTTGGTGAAAATGCAGAAGTAGTCAACGCAATCGGTGCTCACCACGATGAGATTGAAATGACTTCACTTCTTTCACCAATCATCCAAGTTGCAGATGCGATTTCCGGAGCAAGACCCGGAGCGAGAAGACAGGTTTTGGAATCTTACATCCAAAGATTGAAAGATTTGGAAGCAGCTGCATTAAGCTTTGACGGAGTTTCCAGCGCTTATGCAATTCAGGCAGGTCGTGAACTCCGAGTAATGGTAGAAAGTGGAAAAATTAATGACGAACATGCAGCGCAACTTTCTTACGATATTTCCGAAAAAATTCAGAACGAATTAACTTATCCGGGACAAGTGAGAATTACCGTAATTCGTGAAACAAGAGCGGTGAATATTGCGAGATAA
- a CDS encoding T9SS-dependent choice-of-anchor J family protein: MKKKITTVLLIAATLQFQSQIFSSGFENNNGTPLSSYTKINADGLTVPFYAPVLDFDTEAWIQFYDGYDNKIALSTSWYDPAGTSNDWLITPSITIPATGNPTLYWKAKSYDLEKMDSYDVKISTTNNQQTSFTTTLLSVTSEQPYDFNSRTLDLSAYKGQTIYLAFINKTTDGMYLALDDLYISNSTNCILPSLTGFNSTNLTENSFTVNWNSTAGITNYDTGLTTFTVPVSSTGIQTALTKSFSGLQPATRYQFFLKNGDCGSGWATPKSVWTAALPPYSYDFEYTAENYGEYDSDGWTSGTWVNGTGSASQSGSGYVFNNTSKSFAKNDWIFSYPIKANAGDEITIKYFAQMSTATATPATLKVSAASAPSKESNIQELSSNTISGGNYVEYTSTFTAPESKIYYFGFGNVTPVVAVNASLRLDNVRITKTNLAVQNASASRMKVYPNPVKDILYIQSGEKIDKTEVYSVDGKLIKTIANSDKVDFSNVVKGIYLVKIYTKSGVKTEKIIK, encoded by the coding sequence ATGAAAAAAAAAATTACTACTGTTTTATTGATAGCTGCAACATTACAGTTTCAATCACAAATCTTTAGTTCCGGGTTTGAAAATAACAATGGAACTCCACTTTCTTCTTACACCAAAATAAATGCGGACGGGTTAACCGTTCCGTTCTATGCTCCGGTTTTGGATTTTGATACAGAGGCATGGATTCAGTTTTATGACGGTTATGACAACAAAATTGCGCTGAGCACTTCATGGTACGACCCTGCAGGAACATCGAATGACTGGTTGATTACCCCTTCAATTACCATTCCCGCAACAGGAAATCCAACGTTATATTGGAAAGCAAAATCTTATGATTTAGAAAAAATGGATAGTTATGACGTGAAAATTTCTACCACGAATAATCAACAGACCAGTTTCACCACTACACTTTTGTCGGTAACTTCAGAACAACCATATGATTTTAATTCTAGAACTTTGGATTTGTCTGCTTACAAAGGTCAAACCATTTATCTCGCTTTCATAAATAAAACTACGGATGGGATGTATCTTGCCTTGGATGACTTGTATATCAGTAATTCTACAAATTGTATTTTACCCAGTTTAACAGGTTTCAACTCAACAAACCTTACCGAAAACAGCTTCACTGTAAATTGGAATTCTACAGCAGGAATCACTAATTATGATACTGGATTGACTACTTTCACAGTGCCTGTTTCTTCAACTGGGATCCAGACTGCTCTTACAAAAAGTTTCTCGGGATTGCAGCCTGCAACTCGCTATCAATTTTTCTTGAAAAATGGGGATTGTGGCTCGGGTTGGGCAACCCCAAAATCGGTTTGGACGGCAGCGCTTCCTCCATATTCTTACGATTTCGAATATACAGCTGAAAATTATGGTGAATATGATTCCGACGGTTGGACTTCTGGAACTTGGGTAAATGGAACCGGTTCTGCTTCACAAAGCGGAAGTGGCTACGTTTTCAATAACACCAGTAAATCTTTTGCAAAAAACGACTGGATTTTTTCTTATCCCATAAAAGCTAACGCAGGCGACGAAATCACCATCAAATATTTTGCGCAAATGAGTACTGCAACGGCAACTCCTGCAACTTTGAAAGTTTCGGCGGCATCTGCTCCAAGCAAGGAATCGAATATTCAGGAATTGAGCAGCAACACAATTTCTGGCGGAAATTATGTGGAATATACTTCAACTTTTACCGCTCCTGAATCGAAGATTTATTACTTTGGTTTTGGAAACGTTACTCCAGTTGTTGCAGTAAACGCTTCTTTGAGACTTGATAACGTACGGATTACTAAAACTAATTTGGCTGTTCAAAATGCTTCTGCTTCTAGAATGAAGGTTTATCCGAATCCGGTAAAAGATATTTTGTATATTCAGTCGGGAGAAAAAATTGATAAGACCGAAGTTTACAGCGTTGACGGAAAATTAATTAAAACTATTGCTAACAGTGATAAAGTTGATTTTTCAAATGTCGTGAAGGGAATTTATCTCGTAAAAATCTACACGAAATCAGGAGTAAAAACCGAGAAAATAATCAAATAG
- a CDS encoding acyl-CoA thioesterase — translation MQNKTVFQFISEPSDINYGGNVHGGSVMKWIDQAGYACASSWASSYCVTVYVGGIRFYSPIKIGHIVKVEAEVIYTGNTSMHIAINVFSRNIKRKDFEKKTHCIIVFVAVDDEGNSIEVPKFLPQTEAEKQMEQYAIKLMDLRKKIEDEMKPFL, via the coding sequence ATGCAGAACAAAACTGTTTTTCAGTTCATTTCCGAACCAAGCGACATTAATTACGGCGGAAATGTTCACGGCGGAAGCGTAATGAAATGGATTGACCAAGCTGGTTATGCTTGTGCAAGTTCGTGGGCTTCAAGTTATTGCGTTACGGTTTATGTGGGTGGAATTCGCTTTTATTCTCCCATCAAAATCGGTCATATCGTAAAAGTGGAAGCGGAAGTCATTTACACCGGTAACACAAGTATGCATATCGCCATCAATGTTTTTTCACGTAATATCAAACGTAAAGATTTTGAGAAGAAAACACACTGCATCATCGTTTTCGTAGCGGTTGATGACGAAGGAAATTCAATTGAAGTTCCGAAATTTCTGCCACAAACTGAAGCCGAAAAACAAATGGAGCAATACGCCATCAAATTGATGGATTTAAGGAAAAAGATTGAGGATGAAATGAAACCTTTTCTTTAA
- a CDS encoding arsenate reductase family protein: protein MKKVFYLKSCDTCQKILKQFDLSDWELREIKTEPMTKEELGEMYQLTQSYEALFSKKSTQIKLRGLDVKSLQEKDFKKLLLDHYTFLKRPVFMTDKEIFVGNDKKNVEALKHYFGILE, encoded by the coding sequence ATGAAAAAAGTCTTTTATTTAAAGTCCTGCGACACCTGCCAAAAAATATTGAAACAGTTTGATTTGAGCGATTGGGAACTTCGGGAAATAAAAACGGAACCAATGACCAAAGAAGAATTGGGTGAAATGTATCAATTGACCCAATCTTACGAAGCCCTTTTCAGCAAAAAATCAACCCAGATTAAATTACGAGGACTTGATGTGAAATCTTTGCAGGAAAAGGATTTCAAGAAATTGTTGCTTGATCATTATACTTTTTTGAAGCGCCCTGTTTTCATGACCGACAAAGAAATTTTTGTGGGAAACGACAAGAAAAATGTGGAAGCATTGAAGCATTATTTTGGAATTTTAGAATAA
- the gcvT gene encoding glycine cleavage system aminomethyltransferase GcvT translates to MEKRTALYDKHVSLGAKMVPFAGFDMPVQYSGVTEEHFAVREKVGIFDVSHMGQFFVEGDSAKDLLQYVTTNNVDNLEDGKAQYTCLPNGNGGIVDDLIIYKMKDGKYFVVVNASNIEKDWNHISKYNEKFGAKLTNVSDEMSLIAIQGPKATETLQKLTDTNLSEIPYYHFTEGTVAGVSDVIISNTGYTGSGGFEIYFKNQDALKLWNDLTEAGQEFGLIPCGLASRDTLRLEKGFCLYGNDIDDTTSPLEAGLGWITKFDKEFLDKETFAKQKEEGVLRKLVGFEMQERAIPRHDYLVVDAEGNEIGKVTSGTMSPMKNIGIGLAYVSKPHFKIGSDIFIQIRNKNVPAKVVKTPFV, encoded by the coding sequence ATGGAAAAAAGAACAGCACTGTACGACAAACACGTTTCTTTGGGTGCGAAAATGGTCCCTTTTGCAGGTTTCGATATGCCTGTACAATATTCAGGTGTAACAGAAGAACATTTTGCAGTTCGTGAAAAAGTGGGAATCTTTGATGTTTCGCACATGGGACAGTTTTTTGTGGAAGGCGATTCTGCAAAGGATTTGCTGCAATATGTGACCACCAACAATGTAGACAATCTAGAAGACGGAAAAGCACAATACACTTGCTTACCCAACGGAAACGGTGGAATTGTGGATGATTTGATCATCTATAAAATGAAGGACGGAAAATATTTCGTGGTCGTAAATGCTTCAAACATTGAAAAAGATTGGAATCATATATCCAAATACAACGAAAAATTCGGCGCAAAATTAACCAATGTTTCCGATGAAATGTCGCTCATCGCCATTCAGGGACCAAAAGCCACCGAAACCTTACAGAAATTGACAGACACCAATCTTTCCGAGATTCCATATTATCATTTTACGGAAGGAACTGTTGCGGGAGTTTCCGATGTGATTATTTCCAACACGGGTTACACAGGAAGTGGTGGTTTCGAGATTTATTTCAAAAATCAAGATGCCTTAAAACTTTGGAACGATCTAACAGAGGCAGGTCAAGAATTTGGTTTAATTCCTTGCGGATTGGCTTCTAGAGATACTTTGCGTTTAGAAAAAGGTTTCTGTCTTTACGGAAATGATATCGACGATACGACTTCTCCGCTTGAAGCAGGTTTAGGTTGGATTACCAAATTCGACAAAGAGTTCTTGGACAAGGAAACTTTTGCAAAACAAAAAGAAGAAGGCGTTTTAAGAAAATTGGTTGGTTTCGAAATGCAGGAAAGAGCAATTCCACGTCACGATTATTTAGTGGTGGATGCAGAAGGAAACGAAATCGGGAAAGTTACTTCCGGAACAATGAGCCCAATGAAAAATATAGGAATCGGTTTGGCTTATGTTTCAAAACCCCATTTCAAAATAGGTTCGGATATTTTTATCCAAATCAGAAATAAAAATGTCCCTGCGAAAGTGGTGAAAACTCCTTTTGTGTAA